The Metabacillus litoralis genome contains a region encoding:
- a CDS encoding GNAT family N-acetyltransferase, whose product MSLIIRCVEKDDMNQLTDLMYQYIVDFYKRPKPPIKNIHNLIDTLLEKNRGIQFVAEQDGKLLGFATLYFSFSTTKADKITVMNDLFVVEIARGTGVAQELFKQCEKYTKENAYAHMGWVTATDNYRAQRFYEKMGGSLGS is encoded by the coding sequence ATGTCCTTAATTATCAGATGTGTAGAAAAAGATGATATGAACCAATTGACCGATTTAATGTATCAGTATATCGTTGATTTTTATAAACGACCTAAACCACCTATTAAAAACATACATAATTTAATTGACACTTTACTGGAAAAGAATAGAGGTATTCAATTCGTAGCTGAACAAGATGGTAAACTTCTCGGCTTTGCAACATTATATTTTAGTTTTAGTACAACGAAAGCTGATAAAATAACTGTAATGAATGATTTATTTGTAGTTGAGATCGCAAGAGGGACAGGGGTAGCCCAAGAACTGTTTAAACAATGCGAAAAATATACAAAAGAAAATGCGTATGCACATATGGGGTGGGTAACTGCAACTGATAATTACCGTGCACAAAGATTTTATGAAAAGATGGGTGGTTCTCTTGGAAGTTGA
- a CDS encoding aspartyl-phosphate phosphatase Spo0E family protein produces MSKQEMLQLIEKKRAELIDIVLKYGLNSTISIKYSQELDILLTQYIKEDLPRKNQVYS; encoded by the coding sequence GTGTCTAAACAAGAAATGCTACAACTGATTGAAAAGAAACGAGCTGAGCTTATTGACATTGTCCTAAAGTACGGGCTTAATTCAACCATATCTATAAAATATAGCCAGGAGCTAGATATCTTATTAACTCAATACATTAAAGAGGATTTGCCACGTAAAAATCAGGTTTATTCCTAA
- a CDS encoding PaaX family transcriptional regulator C-terminal domain-containing protein, whose translation MTVEKQLLYLLSKKSEMTGKAVIEIFEAMDYTPQSIRNTLSKLKRLLYIDVFGRGNYKITVRGLDAYNLYSKKENYYTKHWNGKWYLVILEIPEILRKKRDTFRKGILDLGFGQLYKSVYIYPWNITNKVLNLIDSLEIEEYVTILSSSEILLNGVESEGGSGPKKPKILWDLEKINKDYEFTHVKIENQYKPLVNSLTHDINPDELQIFIMLLSLKDVRDNLITRDPMLPAEFLPGSWLGTSVLFSIEDLIQSLVKLIPESSYYYSFVNDI comes from the coding sequence GTGACCGTTGAAAAACAGTTATTATATTTATTATCCAAGAAGTCTGAGATGACAGGAAAAGCAGTAATTGAAATTTTTGAAGCAATGGATTATACTCCTCAGTCCATTAGAAATACTCTATCCAAATTAAAAAGACTACTTTATATTGATGTATTTGGTAGAGGAAATTATAAAATTACAGTAAGAGGCCTTGACGCTTATAATCTGTATTCTAAGAAAGAAAACTATTACACTAAACATTGGAATGGAAAATGGTATCTTGTAATATTGGAGATTCCAGAAATTCTTAGAAAGAAGAGGGATACTTTTAGGAAAGGTATATTAGATTTAGGATTTGGACAGCTATATAAAAGCGTTTATATTTACCCATGGAACATAACTAATAAGGTCCTAAATCTTATTGACTCTTTAGAAATAGAAGAATATGTAACAATACTTTCAAGTAGTGAAATCTTGTTAAATGGCGTAGAGTCCGAAGGGGGATCAGGTCCTAAAAAACCTAAAATATTATGGGATTTGGAGAAAATCAATAAAGACTATGAATTTACACACGTAAAAATTGAGAATCAATATAAACCATTAGTAAATTCTTTAACACATGATATAAATCCAGATGAATTACAAATTTTTATAATGCTTTTATCACTTAAGGATGTGAGAGATAATTTAATTACACGAGACCCAATGTTACCTGCAGAATTTTTACCTGGCTCTTGGCTTGGAACAAGCGTACTCTTTTCAATCGAAGACTTGATTCAATCTTTGGTGAAATTAATCCCTGAAAGTTCATATTATTACTCGTTTGTTAATGATATTTAA
- a CDS encoding ACT domain-containing protein: MNLVILETLFSVVKLQITEEIPSWAGKGEFFSITRTNEELSIVCPTSIVPVSNLKDVEHDWKCIKVEGVLDFSLTGILSSLANPLAENNISIFAISTFNTDYLLIKVHSIEKAKSVLENAGHTFI; this comes from the coding sequence ATGAATTTAGTCATATTGGAAACGTTATTCTCTGTTGTGAAATTACAAATAACAGAAGAGATACCATCTTGGGCAGGCAAAGGCGAATTCTTTTCAATTACACGTACAAACGAAGAACTCTCAATTGTATGTCCTACATCCATTGTTCCTGTTAGTAATCTAAAGGACGTGGAACATGATTGGAAATGTATCAAAGTGGAGGGTGTATTAGATTTTAGTTTAACAGGAATATTATCTTCTTTAGCTAACCCATTGGCGGAAAACAATATAAGCATTTTTGCTATTTCTACTTTTAATACAGATTACTTGTTGATTAAAGTGCATTCCATAGAAAAAGCAAAATCAGTATTAGAGAATGCTGGTCATACATTTATCTAG
- a CDS encoding Gfo/Idh/MocA family protein has translation MEIQKIRLGIIGAGAIGSVHLTTFSKLGEDVTLQGITDAYLPLADQRAKEFGVKQVFSSAEELIHDSNIDAVIIGVPNKWHAPLAIQALKAGKHVLVEKPMGINSEAAKDIVRAQRETGKVVMVGHQMRWQWNIQQVKEQAEKGALGRIYHAKTGWFRRKGIPGWGSWFTTKSEAGGGPLIDIGVHMLDLALYLMGNPKPVSVFGSTYAEFGPKKKGIGNWGTPNWEGQYDVEDLATALIKMEDGSTLSLEVSWAVNMDTSNEPFIHLMGSEGGASLGGNSAKILTEQFDRPIDIELSPKPNEEEDRVQLSRHFVECIRNGNQPITSAMTGLTNNLILDAIYESSKTGREVVLDWNI, from the coding sequence ATGGAAATACAAAAAATTCGACTTGGAATAATTGGTGCGGGTGCTATAGGAAGTGTTCATTTAACAACCTTTTCCAAATTAGGTGAGGATGTGACCCTTCAAGGAATAACAGATGCTTATCTTCCATTAGCTGATCAAAGAGCAAAGGAGTTTGGAGTAAAACAAGTTTTTTCAAGTGCTGAGGAATTAATTCACGATTCAAATATAGATGCAGTTATTATTGGTGTCCCTAACAAATGGCATGCACCTCTTGCAATTCAGGCTTTAAAAGCAGGAAAACATGTGCTAGTGGAAAAACCGATGGGCATTAACAGTGAAGCAGCTAAAGATATTGTAAGAGCACAACGTGAAACAGGCAAGGTTGTCATGGTAGGTCACCAGATGCGTTGGCAGTGGAATATTCAGCAAGTAAAAGAACAAGCTGAAAAAGGTGCTTTAGGAAGAATTTATCATGCAAAAACAGGTTGGTTTCGCCGTAAGGGAATTCCAGGTTGGGGAAGCTGGTTTACGACAAAATCAGAAGCTGGTGGAGGTCCATTGATTGATATAGGGGTTCATATGCTGGACTTAGCTTTATATTTAATGGGAAATCCAAAGCCAGTATCAGTATTCGGTTCCACTTATGCTGAGTTTGGTCCGAAGAAAAAAGGAATCGGTAATTGGGGAACTCCTAACTGGGAAGGTCAATATGATGTTGAAGATTTAGCAACAGCATTGATTAAAATGGAGGATGGATCAACATTATCTCTCGAAGTTAGTTGGGCAGTAAATATGGATACAAGTAATGAACCGTTTATTCATTTAATGGGATCTGAAGGTGGAGCGTCATTAGGTGGCAACAGTGCCAAAATTCTTACAGAACAATTTGATCGTCCAATTGATATTGAGCTATCTCCAAAACCAAATGAAGAAGAAGATCGTGTTCAATTAAGTAGACATTTTGTTGAATGTATTCGTAACGGAAATCAACCGATCACATCAGCAATGACAGGGTTAACTAATAATCTTATTCTGGATGCCATATATGAATCTTCAAAAACAGGTCGTGAAGTAGTCCTGGATTGGAATATCTAA
- a CDS encoding sugar phosphate isomerase/epimerase family protein, with protein MLRGLTKAGLGEFEDDKQLIELAADYGFQSVDLDARSFITTFGLDHAKEILSENDVSIGSIGLSVQWRTSDDDFSSSLPNLILEAQAAKELGCSRCCTYILPSTDLKSAHLMSLAVKRLRICAEILSAYDIRLGLEYVGPHHLRGTWKNPFIWTQEETLSLIDAIGLPNVGLLLDSYHWHTTGLSSDDIANLNESQIVHVHINDAANLPVEELKDNERLYTGEGIIDLELFLKSLQKTGYKGPIAQEVLTSKQATQSIHEILRRSKAGFDRVFNNL; from the coding sequence ATGTTAAGAGGATTAACGAAAGCTGGGTTAGGGGAATTCGAAGATGATAAGCAATTGATCGAATTAGCGGCTGATTATGGATTTCAATCTGTTGATCTTGATGCTAGAAGTTTTATTACTACATTTGGTTTGGATCATGCAAAAGAAATACTAAGTGAGAACGATGTCTCAATTGGTTCAATTGGGCTTTCGGTTCAGTGGAGAACATCGGATGATGATTTTTCCAGCAGTTTACCCAATCTCATTTTGGAGGCACAAGCAGCAAAAGAACTTGGGTGTTCACGTTGCTGTACATATATATTACCCTCAACAGACTTAAAGTCCGCACATTTAATGAGCCTAGCGGTTAAACGCTTAAGAATTTGTGCAGAAATTTTAAGTGCGTACGATATCCGTCTTGGTTTAGAATACGTGGGTCCACATCATTTAAGAGGTACGTGGAAAAATCCATTTATTTGGACACAAGAGGAAACATTAAGTCTTATTGATGCAATAGGTTTACCGAATGTAGGATTATTATTAGATTCATACCATTGGCATACAACAGGTTTATCAAGTGATGACATTGCCAATTTAAATGAAAGTCAAATCGTTCATGTTCATATAAATGATGCTGCTAATTTACCTGTTGAAGAACTTAAGGACAACGAAAGATTGTACACAGGTGAAGGCATTATTGACTTAGAATTGTTTCTTAAGAGTTTACAGAAAACGGGTTATAAAGGACCGATAGCTCAAGAAGTTTTAACCTCGAAACAAGCAACACAATCAATACACGAAATTTTAAGACGTTCAAAAGCAGGGTTTGATAGGGTATTTAATAATTTGTAG
- a CDS encoding cytochrome c biogenesis protein CcdA, protein MADVNIFLAFGAGFLSFISPCCLPLYPAFLSYITGVSVGELKTENALLQKRSLLHTIFFLLGFSSIFIALGFGTSFIGEFFQNYQDFIRQIGAILIIVFGLMIVGVFKPEFLMKEHRFEIKNRPAGFVGTFLIGMAFAAGWTPCTGPILSTVIWLGATNPGSAMIYMIAYILGFAVPFLVLSFFIGKLGWIKKHNVKIMKIGGYIMIVMGILLFFDIMTSIIIFLTRIFGGFTGF, encoded by the coding sequence ATGGCTGATGTAAATATATTTTTAGCATTTGGAGCAGGATTCCTGTCCTTTATTTCACCATGTTGTCTGCCGCTTTACCCAGCTTTTTTATCTTATATTACAGGTGTTTCGGTAGGAGAGTTAAAAACAGAAAATGCATTGTTACAAAAGAGAAGTTTATTACATACAATTTTTTTCTTATTAGGTTTTTCTTCAATATTTATTGCGCTTGGATTTGGAACATCTTTTATTGGCGAGTTTTTTCAAAATTATCAAGATTTTATCCGTCAAATCGGGGCTATCTTAATTATAGTGTTTGGATTAATGATTGTAGGTGTGTTTAAACCTGAATTTTTAATGAAAGAGCACCGCTTTGAAATTAAGAATAGACCAGCTGGATTTGTTGGCACATTCCTAATTGGAATGGCTTTTGCTGCTGGCTGGACGCCATGTACAGGGCCTATTTTATCGACTGTTATTTGGCTCGGAGCAACAAATCCTGGTTCAGCTATGATTTATATGATTGCCTATATATTAGGGTTTGCTGTACCTTTCTTAGTTCTTTCTTTCTTTATTGGGAAACTAGGCTGGATCAAAAAACATAATGTGAAAATTATGAAGATAGGCGGATATATCATGATTGTAATGGGAATATTATTATTCTTTGATATCATGACCTCTATCATTATCTTTTTAACTCGGATTTTTGGTGGTTTTACAGGTTTTTAA
- a CDS encoding SMI1/KNR4 family protein, with protein sequence MEYLINDKVIKKAEEYLGIKFPQSFINLMKIQNGGELNYPYFMLPDLTEKQELPSIEPIHFEEDDESILSSKELLADTNLPKEFIVLWTDCHFWVVFDYRNKIDNPPVLYVFENYTTEEITWEFVKITDSFDDFLKQLFRVPPLDSKQLKGSYGQK encoded by the coding sequence ATAGAATATCTAATAAACGATAAAGTAATAAAAAAAGCAGAAGAATACTTGGGAATTAAATTTCCTCAGTCATTTATAAATTTAATGAAAATTCAAAATGGTGGTGAACTAAACTATCCTTATTTTATGTTACCTGATCTTACTGAAAAGCAAGAACTACCTAGCATTGAACCTATTCATTTTGAAGAGGACGATGAGAGTATATTATCGTCTAAAGAGTTATTAGCAGATACAAATCTTCCAAAAGAGTTTATTGTACTGTGGACTGATTGTCATTTCTGGGTTGTATTCGACTATCGAAATAAAATAGATAACCCTCCTGTTCTTTATGTGTTTGAGAATTATACAACAGAGGAAATCACATGGGAATTTGTGAAAATAACAGACAGTTTTGATGATTTTTTAAAACAATTATTCCGAGTACCTCCTTTAGATTCAAAACAACTAAAAGGAAGTTATGGACAAAAATAA
- a CDS encoding AraC family transcriptional regulator — MTNFPMYLSEYPNMNTTFPFHLSINNIHTSFPSHRHDYLEFSLVIEGEGFEIINGKKHRMQPGTFTFILPYQIHEIISAKNTSLILFNCVFDLRLLHDLDLQGLLSDTDQLSIEPYIALDVEDFIHIKKMLHDMLIEYTDNKPYKHILLKAKLAEVIVLVERIRKKNYSVTPKNSNSTKKKVIWDVVHYIHLQYHEDITLTSLSKKFHVSIPYLSELFKEQLGQNFVHFLHEVRIRHACSLLTSTIIPVTDIALEVGYRSFQTFSRVFREQKNLLQQLIENLKLL; from the coding sequence ATGACAAATTTCCCGATGTACTTATCTGAGTACCCTAATATGAATACAACATTTCCATTTCACCTATCAATAAACAATATTCACACAAGTTTTCCATCTCACCGACATGACTATCTTGAGTTTTCTTTAGTGATTGAGGGAGAAGGTTTTGAAATTATTAATGGAAAAAAACATCGCATGCAACCCGGTACATTTACTTTTATTTTGCCTTATCAAATTCATGAAATTATATCAGCCAAAAACACTTCACTCATTTTATTTAATTGCGTTTTCGATTTAAGACTCTTACATGATCTGGATTTGCAAGGCTTGTTATCAGATACAGATCAATTGTCAATTGAACCATATATAGCATTAGATGTTGAAGACTTTATACATATAAAAAAAATGCTTCATGACATGCTTATTGAATATACCGATAATAAGCCATATAAACATATTTTATTAAAGGCAAAGTTGGCTGAGGTCATTGTTTTAGTTGAACGTATTCGCAAGAAAAATTATTCAGTTACACCCAAGAACTCAAACTCAACAAAGAAAAAGGTAATATGGGATGTTGTCCACTATATCCATCTTCAATATCATGAAGATATCACCCTAACAAGTCTTTCTAAGAAATTTCACGTCAGTATTCCCTATTTAAGTGAGTTATTTAAAGAACAACTCGGCCAAAATTTTGTTCATTTTTTACATGAAGTACGAATTCGCCATGCATGTAGTTTATTAACTTCCACTATTATTCCAGTTACTGATATTGCTTTAGAAGTAGGTTATCGGAGTTTTCAAACCTTCTCTCGTGTATTCAGAGAACAAAAAAACTTACTCCAACAGCTTATAGAAAATCTCAAGCTTCTCTAA
- a CDS encoding sugar phosphate isomerase/epimerase family protein: MNNSIAVQLFTLREECEKDFYGTLEKVSELGFNGVELAGYYGKDAEDLKSTLDRLGLVAVSSHVSLERMEENLEAELEYLKKLNCKNIVCPYLVEERRSEYDQLAKFLNEAGERSLQEGISLSYHNHDFELEKSDDRSHLERLYDETSPEFVKAELDVYWLTLAGQDPVDWMNRYKGRMPLIHLKDMTTDDEKTFAELGTGGVNIKGILDNIEQAQVQWMVIEQDKCKRSPLESIEISINYLKNALSNR; the protein is encoded by the coding sequence ATGAACAATTCAATAGCAGTACAATTATTTACTCTAAGAGAAGAATGTGAAAAAGATTTCTATGGAACTTTAGAAAAAGTATCAGAACTTGGCTTTAATGGTGTTGAATTAGCAGGTTATTATGGAAAAGATGCTGAAGATTTAAAAAGCACGCTTGACCGACTTGGTTTAGTAGCAGTTAGTAGTCATGTTTCACTTGAGAGAATGGAAGAAAATCTTGAGGCTGAATTAGAGTATTTAAAAAAACTTAATTGTAAAAATATTGTATGCCCTTACCTTGTTGAGGAAAGACGGTCTGAGTATGATCAACTTGCTAAGTTTTTAAACGAAGCTGGAGAAAGAAGTCTTCAAGAGGGGATTTCGTTAAGCTATCATAATCATGATTTTGAATTAGAAAAAAGCGATGATCGTTCTCATCTTGAAAGACTTTATGATGAAACGAGCCCAGAATTTGTTAAGGCTGAACTGGATGTATATTGGTTAACATTAGCAGGCCAAGATCCAGTTGATTGGATGAATAGGTATAAAGGCCGTATGCCGTTAATTCATTTAAAAGATATGACAACAGACGATGAGAAAACATTTGCTGAGTTAGGAACAGGTGGAGTAAACATCAAAGGTATTTTAGATAACATTGAGCAGGCTCAGGTTCAATGGATGGTTATTGAGCAAGATAAATGTAAACGTTCTCCATTAGAAAGTATCGAAATAAGCATTAATTATTTAAAGAATGCATTATCAAATAGATAA
- a CDS encoding response regulator has product MARILIVDDAKFMRMTLSNILIKANHEVVGEGENGLEAVTLFEKEQPDLVTLDITMPEKNGIQALKEIKEKYPDAKIIMCSAMGQQKMVVEAIEAGAKDFIVKPFDENRVLEAVGRVLG; this is encoded by the coding sequence ATGGCTAGAATATTAATTGTTGATGATGCCAAGTTTATGAGAATGACTTTATCTAATATACTTATAAAGGCTAACCATGAGGTTGTAGGTGAGGGGGAAAATGGATTAGAGGCAGTAACTCTTTTTGAAAAAGAACAACCTGATCTAGTTACCCTTGATATTACAATGCCAGAAAAAAATGGTATACAAGCTCTTAAGGAGATTAAGGAAAAATATCCCGATGCTAAAATTATTATGTGTTCAGCGATGGGGCAGCAAAAAATGGTCGTTGAAGCAATAGAAGCAGGAGCAAAGGACTTTATTGTAAAACCTTTTGATGAAAATCGTGTACTTGAAGCAGTCGGAAGGGTACTGGGATAA
- a CDS encoding DUF2621 family protein → MLEGWFLWFILFWVVFLVSMLAIGGFFMFRKFLQRLPKEDGKSDLDWQDYYLEKTRHLWNEEEKILLEELVEPVPELFRDVARAKIAGRIGQLALKENAKKINLDLIIRGYILATPKRDHKFLMKRLKEKQIDYSPYKALF, encoded by the coding sequence ATGTTAGAAGGTTGGTTTCTTTGGTTCATATTATTTTGGGTTGTATTTTTAGTTTCAATGTTAGCCATTGGTGGTTTTTTTATGTTTCGAAAATTTCTACAAAGACTTCCTAAAGAAGATGGTAAATCAGATCTTGATTGGCAGGATTACTATTTAGAAAAAACCCGACATTTATGGAATGAAGAAGAAAAAATTCTATTAGAAGAGTTAGTAGAACCCGTCCCAGAACTATTCCGGGATGTAGCCCGGGCAAAAATAGCAGGAAGGATTGGTCAACTAGCTTTAAAAGAAAACGCAAAAAAGATTAACTTAGATTTAATTATTCGTGGATATATATTAGCTACTCCTAAACGTGATCATAAGTTTCTTATGAAAAGATTGAAAGAAAAACAAATTGATTATTCCCCTTATAAAGCTTTGTTTTAA
- a CDS encoding CcdC family protein has protein sequence MIFLITIASSIIAVVMAVIVLFIRMRSAKKPATAKKIILPPLFMSTGALMFLHPMFRVTAAEFFEALFVGMFFSIFLIKTSNFEIRDNEIYLKRSKAFAFILIGLLIIRIIMKSFLSNSIDVGELSGMFWILAFGMIVPWRIAMYRSFQKIHKQHSASTNIRT, from the coding sequence TTGATATTTTTGATAACTATTGCTTCTTCTATTATTGCTGTTGTCATGGCAGTAATTGTTTTATTTATTCGAATGAGGTCAGCTAAAAAGCCGGCTACAGCTAAAAAAATTATATTACCTCCACTTTTTATGAGCACTGGTGCTTTAATGTTTCTTCATCCTATGTTTAGGGTAACAGCAGCTGAATTCTTTGAAGCTCTTTTTGTGGGAATGTTTTTTTCGATTTTTTTAATTAAGACTTCTAATTTTGAAATTAGGGATAATGAAATTTACTTAAAACGATCGAAGGCATTTGCCTTTATTTTAATTGGTTTACTCATTATTCGAATTATTATGAAGTCATTTCTAAGTAATTCTATCGATGTTGGAGAGTTAAGTGGTATGTTTTGGATTCTAGCTTTTGGAATGATTGTTCCTTGGAGAATCGCAATGTACCGTTCTTTTCAAAAGATTCATAAACAACATAGCGCTTCAACAAATATTCGTACATAA
- a CDS encoding GNAT family N-acetyltransferase, whose product MNIDFLSKHPDKVIEVSEMIFNEFVLKTGSGMKFEDVVKYFSNTNYNTLPITLIALENGKCLGTVSIFENDLKIRKIYKPWLASLYTKPEYRGRGVGQKLVSKSIDIVQQLGFNEIYLRTEDASDYYITRGWTYLETVSDDKHEKIDVLKLKCNLMKKFYKNGFMESSTNEAPLFNN is encoded by the coding sequence ATGAATATTGATTTTTTATCAAAACATCCTGATAAGGTAATAGAAGTTTCTGAAATGATTTTTAATGAATTTGTATTGAAAACGGGTAGTGGTATGAAATTTGAAGATGTTGTTAAATACTTTTCTAACACAAACTACAATACACTTCCTATTACACTTATTGCTTTAGAGAACGGAAAATGTTTAGGCACAGTATCAATCTTTGAAAACGACTTAAAAATAAGAAAAATATATAAACCTTGGCTTGCATCTCTATATACAAAACCAGAGTATCGTGGAAGAGGTGTTGGACAAAAATTAGTTTCTAAATCCATTGATATAGTTCAACAATTAGGGTTTAATGAAATTTATTTAAGAACAGAAGATGCATCTGACTATTATATAACTAGAGGATGGACCTATCTTGAAACTGTTTCTGATGATAAACATGAAAAAATTGATGTATTAAAGTTAAAGTGTAATTTAATGAAGAAGTTTTATAAGAATGGGTTTATGGAATCTTCAACGAACGAAGCGCCTTTGTTTAATAATTAG
- a CDS encoding class I SAM-dependent methyltransferase encodes MSEIINYYNQFDEWGRLEREPIEFQVNWHYIKKYLPRSGYVLDNGAGPGKYSMELAKDGYYVTLTDLTPKLVEIAKVKAKEIGLEGQFKEFYAADARELNMLKDEQFDSALMLGPMYHLQAENDRVKAVKELKRVTKKNGIVFVAFMPRVRHILTSLLSPENWKPNNNVDNILQFSQSGCFNHSDKGRFTGAYYFNIEEINPFMEAQGFETLELIGSNVGAILNNDSWNYWRDKGEQEVKKFIELITEKAKDPHILGISSHLLYIGRKK; translated from the coding sequence ATGAGCGAAATAATTAACTATTACAATCAATTTGATGAGTGGGGAAGGCTTGAACGTGAACCAATTGAATTCCAAGTAAATTGGCACTATATTAAAAAATATTTACCTAGATCAGGATATGTACTTGATAATGGTGCAGGACCAGGAAAATACTCAATGGAACTAGCCAAAGATGGCTATTATGTAACATTAACAGATTTAACTCCAAAGTTAGTCGAAATTGCAAAAGTAAAGGCAAAAGAAATTGGTTTGGAAGGACAATTTAAAGAGTTCTATGCTGCTGATGCTAGAGAACTAAACATGTTAAAAGATGAACAGTTTGACTCAGCTTTAATGCTTGGTCCGATGTATCATTTGCAGGCAGAAAATGACCGTGTTAAGGCAGTAAAAGAATTAAAAAGAGTGACAAAAAAGAATGGAATTGTTTTTGTTGCCTTTATGCCTAGGGTTAGACATATACTTACATCGCTCTTATCTCCTGAGAATTGGAAACCAAACAATAATGTTGATAATATTCTTCAATTTTCTCAATCAGGGTGCTTTAATCACTCAGATAAGGGACGCTTTACAGGTGCATATTACTTTAATATTGAAGAAATCAACCCTTTTATGGAAGCACAAGGTTTTGAAACACTAGAGTTAATAGGTTCAAATGTAGGAGCAATATTAAACAATGATAGTTGGAATTACTGGAGAGATAAAGGTGAACAAGAAGTTAAGAAGTTTATTGAATTAATAACAGAAAAAGCAAAAGACCCTCATATTCTAGGTATTTCATCTCACTTACTTTACATTGGTAGGAAAAAGTGA
- a CDS encoding spore coat protein has translation MQNQMNQQVMMQQSPNMQPKMNHGGHEMFESQEVISGMIGMLDQYLMYSQFIKDPELKNILQRQYSFISDCYNIMVESFSTGNKPSHSTEVFNMQQSNDVFYGLKPSQPQKPVQSINELGDQCVSSFMLGQCKSMAGLLSMSACEITNPVLRRVIADSVPNFIEMAYEIFLYQNKNHYYQVPQLQQQDMNQMLGAYTTTQNTQMSQQNTNMMQ, from the coding sequence ATGCAAAACCAAATGAATCAACAAGTCATGATGCAGCAATCTCCTAATATGCAACCTAAAATGAATCATGGTGGACATGAAATGTTTGAATCACAAGAAGTAATTTCAGGCATGATTGGGATGTTGGATCAATATTTAATGTACAGCCAATTTATAAAGGATCCAGAACTAAAGAATATTCTTCAACGTCAATATTCGTTTATTAGTGACTGTTATAACATCATGGTTGAATCCTTTTCAACTGGTAATAAACCCTCGCATTCTACAGAGGTCTTTAATATGCAACAAAGTAATGATGTTTTTTATGGTCTAAAGCCTTCTCAACCTCAAAAACCTGTTCAGTCTATAAATGAATTAGGAGACCAATGTGTATCCTCATTTATGCTTGGTCAATGTAAATCAATGGCTGGCTTATTAAGCATGTCTGCTTGCGAAATTACAAACCCTGTATTACGTCGAGTTATCGCTGACAGTGTACCAAACTTTATTGAAATGGCTTATGAAATTTTCTTATATCAAAATAAAAATCACTATTATCAAGTTCCACAACTTCAACAACAAGATATGAATCAAATGCTTGGCGCGTATACTACTACACAGAATACGCAAATGAGTCAACAAAACACTAATATGATGCAGTAA
- a CDS encoding cold-shock protein, whose translation MQQGTVKWFNAEKGFGFIEVEGGDDVFVHFSAIQGEGFKSLDEGQKVTFDTEQGQRGLQATNVNKA comes from the coding sequence ATGCAACAAGGTACAGTAAAATGGTTTAACGCAGAAAAAGGTTTCGGTTTCATCGAAGTTGAAGGTGGAGACGATGTATTCGTACATTTCTCAGCTATCCAAGGCGAAGGATTTAAATCTTTAGATGAAGGCCAAAAGGTTACTTTTGACACAGAACAAGGTCAACGTGGTCTTCAAGCTACTAACGTAAACAAAGCATAA